A region of Prochlorococcus marinus subsp. pastoris str. CCMP1986 DNA encodes the following proteins:
- the crtL gene encoding lycopene beta cyclase, protein METLDILILGSGPAALCLASELAKQNLNIKGISTKSPYEKWENTYGIWASELEEFGLVSLLSHRWSKTVSYFGDGIKDKGNSPTKHYYDYGLINQEAFQNELLKTCKGIQWLNETAKLIKSKNKISEVICSSGLKLKARLVIDASGHKSKFIKRPFLKEVAQQAAYGIVGKFSAPPVKKDQFVLMDFRSDHLEDEELLKSPSFLYAMDLGSETYFVEETSLASYPSFSQDHLKKRLLSRLNNKGIKVVEIFHEENCLFPMNLPLPYKNQSVLGFGGAASMVHPASGYMIGSLLRRAPLLAKKLAIFLKEPNFSSLELATKGWSVLWPYELIQRHRLYQYGLRRLMSFDESRLRCFFSNFFKLSTEEWVGFLTNTLPLPKLIYVMSKMFINSPLKVKLGMLKIK, encoded by the coding sequence ATGGAAACACTTGATATTTTGATATTAGGTTCTGGGCCTGCAGCATTATGTTTGGCTTCAGAATTAGCCAAACAAAATCTTAATATCAAGGGGATATCAACAAAATCTCCTTATGAAAAATGGGAAAATACATATGGGATTTGGGCGTCTGAGTTAGAAGAATTTGGTTTAGTGTCTTTGTTATCTCATAGATGGTCAAAAACTGTAAGTTATTTTGGAGATGGAATAAAGGACAAAGGTAATAGTCCCACAAAACATTATTATGATTATGGTTTGATTAATCAGGAAGCTTTCCAAAATGAACTTTTGAAGACCTGCAAAGGTATTCAGTGGTTAAATGAAACTGCGAAATTAATTAAATCAAAAAACAAGATTTCTGAAGTGATTTGTTCATCAGGGTTAAAACTAAAGGCAAGATTAGTCATTGATGCAAGCGGACATAAGAGTAAATTTATAAAAAGACCATTTTTAAAAGAAGTCGCACAGCAAGCTGCTTATGGAATCGTCGGTAAATTTTCTGCTCCTCCTGTAAAAAAAGATCAATTTGTTTTAATGGATTTTCGTTCTGACCATTTAGAGGATGAAGAGTTGTTAAAATCTCCCTCTTTTCTTTACGCAATGGATTTAGGGAGTGAAACTTATTTTGTGGAAGAGACATCACTAGCTAGTTATCCTTCTTTTTCACAAGACCATCTAAAAAAAAGACTTTTAAGTAGATTAAATAACAAAGGTATAAAAGTAGTAGAAATTTTTCATGAGGAGAATTGCTTATTCCCTATGAATTTACCACTACCATATAAGAATCAATCGGTTCTTGGTTTTGGAGGGGCCGCAAGTATGGTTCATCCCGCATCTGGATATATGATTGGTTCTCTATTAAGAAGAGCTCCACTTCTTGCTAAAAAATTAGCAATCTTTTTGAAAGAACCAAACTTTAGTTCACTTGAATTAGCCACTAAAGGATGGTCAGTCTTATGGCCATATGAATTAATTCAAAGACATAGGCTCTATCAATATGGACTCAGGAGATTAATGAGCTTTGATGAAAGTAGATTAAGATGTTTTTTTTCTAATTTTTTCAAATTGTCAACGGAAGAATGGGTAGGTTTTCTAACCAATACTCTTCCATTACCTAAATTGATTTATGTAATGAGTAAAATGTTTATAAATTCACCTTTAAAAGTTAAGCTTGGGATGTTAAAGATAAAATGA